A window from Athalia rosae chromosome 5, iyAthRosa1.1, whole genome shotgun sequence encodes these proteins:
- the LOC125500992 gene encoding uncharacterized protein LOC125500992, with translation MHRSTRKEWNKHTTNKITKHKNIELGKISTNMDRHRLINMVLALEDDDHRINVIGNIAMNLANPLEHVGPGNERRVRNENYYEDTIPRYSPDDFQQHFRMQRETMNELVNIIGQRIHRTHFKIPLEKQILLTIWLLAKPESFLAAGDRFGVAHSTAHYCFAEITRILSSLIRRYIQWPHADERSRIARVSI, from the exons ATGCACAGAAGTACTAGAAAAGAATGGAATAAACATACAACGAACAAAATTACTAAGCATAAGAATATAGAATTGGGAA AAATATCAACCAACATGGATCGACATAGGCTAATAAATATGGTGTTAGCTTTAGAGGATGATGATCACCGTATAAATGTTATTGGAAACATTGCCATGAACCTTGCGAATCCGTTGGAACATGTTGGACCTGGAAACGAGAGGCgagtgagaaatgaaaattattatgaaGACACCATCCCTCGTTATAGTCCAGATGATTTTCAACAACACTTCCGAATGCAACGAGAGACCATGAAC gaACTTGTAAACATCATTGGACAGCGTATACACCGGACTCACTTCAAAATACCGCTGGAAAAGCAGATATTACTGACAATCTGGCTATTGGCAAAACCAGAATCTTTTTTAGCAGCTGGTGATCGCTTCGGGGTTGCCCACAGTACCGCACACTATTGTTTTGCTGAAATAACCAGGATACTGTCATCGTTAATAAGGAGATACATCCAGTGGCCACATGCGGACGAACGATCAAGAATTGCCAGAGTAAGTATTTAA
- the LOC125500994 gene encoding putative nuclease HARBI1, which translates to FISLQEFQQRSRGISGVVGVIDGSHIPIKQPAYNEVDYYNRKGFHSVVLQAVCNDRQIFTDIFIGSRGRVHDARIYRNSPLCENVTERKLIPPGQHLIGDSAYKLHENLLTPFRDNGHLTEEQIRYNTRFSSIRSIIERSFALLKGKFRRLKYIDIADMDLLNHIIAAACVLHNFILMHEPHVQEFDIEDMNNADFADNENNNINNNVKNLGNHKRSRIMEMLVQKFRAHAK; encoded by the coding sequence tttatttcattacagGAATTTCAACAACGCTCTCGAGGAATATCCGGGGTAGTTGGAGTGATAGACGGGAGTCACATCCCTATCAAACAACCAGCCTACAACGAAGTTGACTATTATAATCGAAAGGGATTCCACAGTGTAGTACTGCAAGCCGTTTGTAACGATAGACAAATATTTACAGACATTTTTATTGGTTCACGAGGCAGAGTACACGACGCGCGAATATATCGCAATAGTCCACTGTGCGAAAATGTAACAGAGCGAAAGCTCATTCCACCTGGACAACACTTGATTGGGGACTCGGCTTACAAACTCCACGAAAATCTATTGACTCCCTTTAGAGATAATGGGCATCTAACTGAAGAACAAATCCGGTACAATACCCGATTTTCTTCAATCAGATCGATTATAGAGAGAAGCTTCGCTCTgttgaaaggaaaatttcgCAGACTGAAATACATAGATATTGCTGATATGGATTTACTAAATCACATCATCGCAGCAGCATGCGTATTGcataatttcattttgatgCATGAACCTCATGTTCAAGAGTTCGATATCGAGGATATGAATAACGCAGATTTTGCggataacgaaaataataatattaataacaatgtaAAGAATTTGGGAAACCATAAAAGAAGCAGAATTATGGAAATGCTCGTGCAAAAATTCCGTGCACATGCTAAATAA